In Panthera leo isolate Ple1 chromosome F3, P.leo_Ple1_pat1.1, whole genome shotgun sequence, one genomic interval encodes:
- the RGS4 gene encoding regulator of G-protein signaling 4 isoform X2 gives MKHRLGFLLQKSDSCEHNSSHSKKDKVVVCQRVSQEEVKKWAESLENLISHECGLAAFKAFLKSEYSEENIDFWISCEEYKKIKSPSKLSPKAKKIYNEFISVQATKEVNLDSCTREETSRNMLEPTITCFDEAQKRIFNLMEKDSYRRFLKSRFYLDLADSSSAGSEKQKGAKSPADCPSLVPQCA, from the exons atgaaacatCGGCTGGGTTTCCTGCTGCAGAAATCTGATTCCTGCGAACATAATTCTTCCCACAGCAAGAAGGACAAAGTGGTGGTTTGTCAGAG GGTGAGCCAAGAGGAAGTAAAAAAATGGGCTGAATCACTGGAAAACCTGATTAGCCATGAAT GTGGGCTGGCGGCTTTCAAAGCTTTCTTGAAGTCTGAATACAGCGAGGAGAACATTGACTTCTGGATTAGCTGTGAAGAGTACAAGAAAATCAAATCGCCCTCCAAACTGAGTCCCAAGGCGAAAAAGATCTATAATGAATTCATCTCCGTCCAGGCCACTAAAGAG GTAAACCTGGATTCTTGCACCAGGGAGGAGACAAGCCGGAACATGCTGGAGCCCACGATAACCTGCTTTGATGAGGCCCAGAAGAGGATTTTCAACCTGATGGAAAAGGATTCCTACCGCCGCTTCCTCAAGTCCCGATTCTATCTTGATTTGGCCGACTCCTCCAGCGCTGGCTCGGAGAAGCAGAAAGGAGCCAAGAGTCCCGCAGACTGTCCTTCTCTGGTCCCCCAGTGCGCCTGA
- the RGS4 gene encoding regulator of G-protein signaling 4 isoform X1 — translation MCKGLAGLPASCLRSAKDMKHRLGFLLQKSDSCEHNSSHSKKDKVVVCQRVSQEEVKKWAESLENLISHECGLAAFKAFLKSEYSEENIDFWISCEEYKKIKSPSKLSPKAKKIYNEFISVQATKEVNLDSCTREETSRNMLEPTITCFDEAQKRIFNLMEKDSYRRFLKSRFYLDLADSSSAGSEKQKGAKSPADCPSLVPQCA, via the exons ATGTGCAAAGGACTTGCAGGTCTCCCGGCCTCTTGCTTGAGGAG tgcaaaagacatgaaacatCGGCTGGGTTTCCTGCTGCAGAAATCTGATTCCTGCGAACATAATTCTTCCCACAGCAAGAAGGACAAAGTGGTGGTTTGTCAGAG GGTGAGCCAAGAGGAAGTAAAAAAATGGGCTGAATCACTGGAAAACCTGATTAGCCATGAAT GTGGGCTGGCGGCTTTCAAAGCTTTCTTGAAGTCTGAATACAGCGAGGAGAACATTGACTTCTGGATTAGCTGTGAAGAGTACAAGAAAATCAAATCGCCCTCCAAACTGAGTCCCAAGGCGAAAAAGATCTATAATGAATTCATCTCCGTCCAGGCCACTAAAGAG GTAAACCTGGATTCTTGCACCAGGGAGGAGACAAGCCGGAACATGCTGGAGCCCACGATAACCTGCTTTGATGAGGCCCAGAAGAGGATTTTCAACCTGATGGAAAAGGATTCCTACCGCCGCTTCCTCAAGTCCCGATTCTATCTTGATTTGGCCGACTCCTCCAGCGCTGGCTCGGAGAAGCAGAAAGGAGCCAAGAGTCCCGCAGACTGTCCTTCTCTGGTCCCCCAGTGCGCCTGA
- the RGS4 gene encoding regulator of G-protein signaling 4 isoform X3, with protein MCKGLAGLPASCLRSAKDMKHRLGFLLQKSDSCEHNSSHSKKDKVVVCQRVSQEEVKKWAESLENLISHECKPGFLHQGGDKPEHAGAHDNLL; from the exons ATGTGCAAAGGACTTGCAGGTCTCCCGGCCTCTTGCTTGAGGAG tgcaaaagacatgaaacatCGGCTGGGTTTCCTGCTGCAGAAATCTGATTCCTGCGAACATAATTCTTCCCACAGCAAGAAGGACAAAGTGGTGGTTTGTCAGAG GGTGAGCCAAGAGGAAGTAAAAAAATGGGCTGAATCACTGGAAAACCTGATTAGCCATGAAT GTAAACCTGGATTCTTGCACCAGGGAGGAGACAAGCCGGAACATGCTGGAGCCCACGATAACCTGCTTTGA